The stretch of DNA TCTAACGGTCCTAAGATCACTGAAAAAATGGTTGAACTTGGCGGACGTAAAGCCGGTTCGGTAGAGCTTGGGTGGAAAAAAACTCCGACGTCTATGTATTATCACTTCACAATTCCAGAAGCGAAATACCAAGACCTTCTTACGTTCATGTCGACTTACGGAACGCCTAAAATTTCTAAGGAAAAACATCCACGTGTCATGCCAGATGGAATTATCCGTTTGATTATCACGGTGGACGAAAAGAAGTGAAAACTTTAAGGCGCAGACCCAAAAGATCTTTGCGAACGATCTTGATCGTCTGGTTCGGTCTTTTTTCGATTATCCCGCTAGCATTCGTGACGGCCTATTCGATGGTGAAATACGAAAAGGCCATCGATCATGAGCTTTCGCAAAGGCTCAGTGGTAATGCGCGAGAAATCGAAGTCGTTTTATCTGATTTAAAAGCCAATATGCAACAAAAGCGTGATCGTTATATTCGCGATCCCAGTTTGATCTACCATATGACAGTGGGGGACGGCTCCACGATTCGGGGCCTGTCCACCCAATGGATCCGCAATGACAATGTTTCGAGTCTGACGTTCTTTGATCGCGAAGGACGCATGCTTTCCTCGGTCTTTAAAGATGATAAAGACAATGTGCGCAGCTTTATGCCGGTTCAAGATGCGGTCTTTCTTTCCGCGAAATACATGGCGGATGTGAAAGATAAAAAAGAGCTTTCTTTAGCTGAAACCAATGAAAATCAAAAAGTCAGTTTAATCATCATTTCAAGAGTGAACGGTTCTGGTGGTCGCACCGTAGGTTATTTAGAACAGACGATGGCTCTTGATAGAGTTTTCGTACAACGACTAAAAAATCGTCTGAAATCAGAGTTGATCTTTTTGGGTGACGGTGGACAAGTGGCCGTGGCTAGCCATCAGGATTTTTACCTTTATAAAAAAGATTTTTTCCGATCTTATTTGCGCCCGGGTGCGGATCCTTTCTTTGATTTGACAGTGCGAAATAATCCTTATGGGTTTCTGACATATCCCTTGAACTGGGGCATCACAAAATTTTATGTGGCTTTAGGAGCCTCGAAAGTTGAAGCAAAAGCTGTTTTAAAAAACGTCAACTTCGCTTTTATGACTGTCGTCGGTGCTGTCATCATTCTTTTGATTGTGACTATCTTGATTACTTCAAACTGGGTTTTGAAACCATTGTATGATCTGGTGGATGCTTTACAGTCCTTTGAATCCCAAGAACAGGCTGTCACTATTCCAGTAAAAAATGATACGGAAATTGGTTTGCTGACAGAGTCGTTTAATGAAATGAGTAAGAAGATTTCACAAGCTCGGGGTGATCTGCGTAAAAAAATAACCGAACTCGAGGCGACAAATAAAGAGTTAAAAGACACGCAAACTAAGCTTGTTCACTCCGCGAAGATGGTCAGTTTAGGTCAGCTGGTTGCGGGGGTGGCCCATGAGCTCAATAATCCGATTGGATTTATTTACAGCAACATGACTCATCTTAAAGATTACTCCGAAAAGCTGATAAAAATTGCTGAAGTTGCCGAAAACGAACCCGCTAAGCTGCACGACGTAAAAGAAGATTTCGAATTTGATTATATCGTAAAGGATTTGCCAAAACTTGTAGCCTCTTGCCAAGATGGCGCACGTCGTACGCGTGATATCGTTTTAGGCTTAAGAAACTTTTCGCGTCTTGAAGAAGCCAAGCTGCAAGAAATTGATGTTCATCAAAGTTTAGATACAACGTTAGATCTTCTTCATGGCGAAATCAAAAACCGCCTTGAAATTCATCGTCAATATGAACCTACGCCACTGATCCACTGTTATGCCAGCCAGATCAACCAGGTGTTTATGAATATTCTTTCTAATGCGGTTCAAGCGATTGAAGGAAGTGGGCACATCTGGATCTCCACGACGGCCTTAAAGGATTTTAAAGGCTCGAAAGATCGTCGGGGATGGGTGCAAATCTCAATTCAAGACAGTGGTAAGGGAATGTCGACATCGACCATTGAAAAAATCTTCGATCCTTTCTTTACAACCAAAGGCGTCGGACAGGGTACGGGATTGGGCTTAAGCATCTCTTACGGAATCATCCAAAACCATGGGGGCGAAATTCAGGTACGCTCTGAAGAGGGCGTAGGTACTGAATTTATCGTTGTAATTCCTGTTTTCCCTCCTCTGCAAGAGAAAAATCCCACACTTACGTCCTAAAGCTTTCGTCTAGGCCTCCCGAAAAGATCCGTATGAGAATGCTGATCGTTTTAATTATGATTTTCGCTGGCAGTTCAAGTCTTGCTAAGGATTCAGGGCTGGTTTTGTCGGGTGTCGTGCCGCTTGCGGCAGAAGTCGTTGTTCAAAATAATCAGATCATTCATAAATCATCTGCAGGCTTAAAAACCAGCGTTCAAAAGCGCGCTATAGCCTCGGTTATTCAAGTCACCGCTCCTTAGACCAGATATTTAGACCCACAGTTTTCGCCATTCTTTCTCGCTGCAGAGTCATCTAATCTTATTACATGTATAACAAAGTCGTCTTCGCCGCTCTTAGTGCGGTTCTTATTCCCGCGTTTGCTCATGCTTTTCGTTTAAGCCCTATGGTTGTGCAGTTTGCCCCCCATGGAAACAAAGCCACGCAAGTTTTGCTTTTAGAAAACCAAGGATCGGAAAAAGTCCCGGTACAAATCGAAGTTTTTGCGCGCAGCGCGGATGCAAAAGGTGAAGAAGTTCGCACTAAAACGGATGACTTCGTGGTTTACCCAGAGCAAGTCGTGCTGTTGCCGGGAGAAAAAAGAAATGTGCGTGTGACTTGGTCAGCGGATCTTAAAGGACCTGACGAACAAGCTTATCGTATTGTGGCTTCGCAACTTCCGGTAAAGTTCAAAGAAAAAAATTCAGCTCCGCAAAATCAAAATGTAAATTTGAACTTTCTTTTACAGTACGTGGCTTCGGCTTACGTCGTGCCAGAGGGAGCTAAAGCCCAAGTGAGAGTTAAAGAGGTAAAGCGTATTGATGCTAAGAAGGTATCTTTGCTTTTAGCCAATGAAGGCACAGCCCACAAAGTTTTAAAGGCAAAGAGCTTATCTTTTTATAGCGGTGATAAACTGTTACTAGAAATGGCGACGGTTAAAGAATTTGAGAATGTAAATCTTTTGCCTAAGTCTCAAAAGACTCTGATTGTAGCGGTCCCTAAAGATGTTTCCGGAGCGAACCTTCGCGCCGAAATTTCTTTATTGGAGACCGGCGATTGAGATTTTTGATTTTTCTATTTTCATTCTTAACAATCTTAAGTGCTCATGGGCAATCAGTGAGGCCCGCACTTGCTAAGCCGTATTTCGTGGCGCCCGTCATTTTAGATAAAAAGGCCATTGTCGAAGTTTGGATTTTTCCTCGCGACGAAAGACGTCAGTTTTCCATTGAAGCAAAACCTTTATTAGAAGCTTTAAAATCTTACGTCCCAGATTCTACGATCAGTCTTTTGAAACAAAAGACATCACCTCAAGGCGTTATTAGTTTAGTTGATTTAGAATCTGTCGGTATTTCCACGCATTTTGATGAAAGCCGCTTGGATATTACCTTGGCGATTCCGATTAAGCACCGTAAGAAATCAGATTTAGATTTAAACTATATTGAAATCGATGACCAAAAATTTCTTCGTCCCTCAGGGCACAGTGGGTATTTAAATTTACGTACCCAGCAATCATACCGCTATGGGGAAGTTGAGACGGAAAAGCTGCCCCTCAATGGACATTTGGACTTTGTCGAAAACATCCACGGCTATGTTTTAGAATCCATGGCCGACTTCACCGAAGGTGATCAGTACCCATGGCGCCGGCAGGACACGCGCTTGCGTTTTGATAATGAAGATAAAATGATTCGTTATACGCTAGGAGATTTAACCTTAGGGGCCAGGGGCTTTCAACAAGCACCTAATGTCGCGGGTCTGTCGGTTGTGCGAGAATTTTCAATTCAGCCTTATAAAACGTTAAGACCTTTAAGCAATACCGAGATCGTCATTAAAAGATCATCTCTTTTAGAAATTTACGTGAATGGTTTTTTATACAGCCAGCTTAGAATGGCGCCAGGAATCTTTAACATCCGTGACTTTCCATTGGCGACTGGTCAAAACTCCGTTAAAGTGCGTATCCGCGATGACCTAGGGCAAGAAGAGACCTATGATTTTTCCGTTCTTTTTGAAAACACACTGTTAGGTAAAGGCATCCAAGAGTTTTCATATTCCGTAGGCCTTCCGTGGACGGAGTCCGGTGCAGATCGTGCTTATAATGACAAGGCCTCTTTCTTGTCGGCGTATCATCGTTGGGGAGTTTCTGATCAAGCAACGGTGGGTCTAAATTTTCAGAATTATCTTTCAAAAACGATGGCCGGCGGGGAAGTGTCCGGAATAGTTAATTGGGGATATCTGTCTTTGGATGCCGGTTTTGCCGGGCAGGGAAATAAGACCCAAGGCTTTGCGCAAAGATTTCGCTATCGCAGTTTAGATCGCATGTACGGCGTGGATCTTCCGCTGCTATTTTCTTTGGAAGCAGAAAATCGTGATGAGGCATTCCAAGCCGTCAGCGTCTCTGATCTTATTACAAATAACTACGTACAACGCTATGACACACAAATAAGCTTACGCCATAATGACGGCTGGGTATTTGGGGTTGGTGCAGGAAGAATTATTTACGTCGGAAATGCGGAACAAGATAACTATCGCGCAAACCTCATTGTGCCCTTAACAAGACAAGCTCGCATCGAGTTTGGTTATCAGCGCTCAAACCCCGCATTGCCGGGGCAAGATCAGGATCGCGGCCTTGTCTCCTTTAACTGGTTAGAATCTCAAGGACGTTACAGTGCAAGTGCTTATTACGATAGCTTAAATCGCAACACCAACATAAATCTGAACCGCAATGCTAAATATCGTTACGATGATTTTAATGTCTTAGCGGCATTTCAAAATTCGGATTCGACAACCTCTGGCAACTTAACGGCGGAATACTTAGCTCAGCCCTTCAGTCTGCGTCTAGATCATTTTACTTCTCAGCAAAATAGCACGACGATCCATAATACCGGGCTGGGCCTGAATACAGCTTTGGTGTGGGCAGGTTCTCACGTATCATTAAGTCAACCGATCGCGGACAGCTTCGTCATCGTCAGCGCAGATCGACTTCCTGCGGGACAAGAACTGCTTATCAATCCGTTAGATGAAAAAGGTGAAGCGCAACTGGGTCCTCGTCGCACGACGGTGGTTCGAGACATGTCGGGCTATTATAAATACTTTATCAATGTTGACTCAACCAGCCTGCCAATCGGTTATCTTTTGGATCAAGAGTTTTATCCGGTTCAACCCACCTATCGCAGTGGTATCGCTATCGATCTGAATCTGCAACGTCGAATCATGGTCCGGGGTCGTTTAGTGGATAAAGATCATCAGCCAGTGGCTTACCTTGCGGGAGATATCGTGAATGCGAAGGGCGAGTTGGTGGATAACACATTCTTCACCAATAAGGATGGCGGATTCCTAATTGACGGTTTAGAGCCAGGTTCCTATAAAATGATGACCGGACAGGGATCTTGGAAGACTCTGGAATTTGAGGTGGCCGATCATCCAAAAAATATTCTGAATCTGGGAGAAATCACGTTGGAGGAAGCGCGATGATAAAATATTTTATCGTCCTCATGAGCGTCTTAATCTCGGGAACGGCGTGGGCGCAAGCCGTGTGTACGAACATGCAGTTGCAAGTGAATCAGACTGCGTTCGACTTAGTATCAAGCCAAACGGTAAATCCCACGTTGGTGGTGAAAGCAAATACCAATCCCGGAGCGTGTGATTTTTTTATCACTTTTGATTATGGCCAAGGCACTTCGTTTTCTAGTCGCGGCTTAAGATCTGGCGGAAATGTTTGGCCATTTCAATTGGCCAAGAATGCGGCGGGCACGCAAATCATTAAACGTGTCGGTGATATTTCAAGTTCCAACGACATCCTTTCAGGAACATTGACGGCGGGAAGCAACGATCGCCAAGTGAACGTGAATTATTGGGCTATCCTGGATATGTCCAATCCATGGTTGCCTCGCGGTGACTATGAGGACAACTTTACGGTGACTTTATATCGTGGCAGTCCGTTTAGTTCCTATGTTTTTATCTCTTCAAATTCAGTGCGTTTTCGTTACAGATCGGGAAGCCGGGTGGATATTTCATTGGTACCTACGGGTGGGGCCTTTAATGTTTCCGATACGACAGAGACTTTGAATTTTGGTGTTTTAACGACGGGTGCGACAAGATCTGCCGATGCGGTGATAAAATACAACGGTGGATATATCCTAAAAGCGTCCTCACAAAATAATGGAAGATTAAAGCATTCAACTCAGAATGAATACATAGATTATTCGGCGACGTTCAACGGTAGTACAGTTAGTTTGAGTGGAACCTCTTCAAATCCGGTTCAAATTATTAGGGAGTTAGGGCAAAGTCCCGCCAACGGGAAAAGAATTCCGATCGGGGTGACTATTGGAAACGTGACGGGAAAAAGAGGCGGACAGTATGCCGATACGATCACGTTGACTGTGACCTCTGCTGAATAAAAAAGCCCACTTTTTCGAGTGGGCTTTTAAGGAATTTTTTAATAAAAACTAGTTAGCTTCGATAGTTACCGTCAAAGTATCTTGATAAATACCTGCGGGAGCATTTGAAAGAGCGACCACTGATACGTTGATATCAGAAGTGTCTGTCGTTAAACCGGATAAAGCATTTACATTTTTAACTTCAACGCCCGCTACCGTCGGAGTTACTTCCGCGCCACCATCATAGCTCACTTTGTAAGTAGTTTTGTGATTTGCCGGTTGTACGGTGTGGCGAAGCTCGCCGTTTGTCGTCGAGGAAATTTTAATTTTATAACCCGTAAGGATGTTTGAAGTTTCTGTTGCCGTAGCCACTTTGGTGGAAGCTTGACCGGCCGTGATATTTAGCGTGGTA from Bdellovibrio bacteriovorus encodes:
- a CDS encoding HAMP domain-containing sensor histidine kinase; this translates as MKTLRRRPKRSLRTILIVWFGLFSIIPLAFVTAYSMVKYEKAIDHELSQRLSGNAREIEVVLSDLKANMQQKRDRYIRDPSLIYHMTVGDGSTIRGLSTQWIRNDNVSSLTFFDREGRMLSSVFKDDKDNVRSFMPVQDAVFLSAKYMADVKDKKELSLAETNENQKVSLIIISRVNGSGGRTVGYLEQTMALDRVFVQRLKNRLKSELIFLGDGGQVAVASHQDFYLYKKDFFRSYLRPGADPFFDLTVRNNPYGFLTYPLNWGITKFYVALGASKVEAKAVLKNVNFAFMTVVGAVIILLIVTILITSNWVLKPLYDLVDALQSFESQEQAVTIPVKNDTEIGLLTESFNEMSKKISQARGDLRKKITELEATNKELKDTQTKLVHSAKMVSLGQLVAGVAHELNNPIGFIYSNMTHLKDYSEKLIKIAEVAENEPAKLHDVKEDFEFDYIVKDLPKLVASCQDGARRTRDIVLGLRNFSRLEEAKLQEIDVHQSLDTTLDLLHGEIKNRLEIHRQYEPTPLIHCYASQINQVFMNILSNAVQAIEGSGHIWISTTALKDFKGSKDRRGWVQISIQDSGKGMSTSTIEKIFDPFFTTKGVGQGTGLGLSISYGIIQNHGGEIQVRSEEGVGTEFIVVIPVFPPLQEKNPTLTS
- a CDS encoding fimbrial biogenesis chaperone; translation: MYNKVVFAALSAVLIPAFAHAFRLSPMVVQFAPHGNKATQVLLLENQGSEKVPVQIEVFARSADAKGEEVRTKTDDFVVYPEQVVLLPGEKRNVRVTWSADLKGPDEQAYRIVASQLPVKFKEKNSAPQNQNVNLNFLLQYVASAYVVPEGAKAQVRVKEVKRIDAKKVSLLLANEGTAHKVLKAKSLSFYSGDKLLLEMATVKEFENVNLLPKSQKTLIVAVPKDVSGANLRAEISLLETGD
- a CDS encoding fimbria/pilus outer membrane usher protein, with amino-acid sequence MRFLIFLFSFLTILSAHGQSVRPALAKPYFVAPVILDKKAIVEVWIFPRDERRQFSIEAKPLLEALKSYVPDSTISLLKQKTSPQGVISLVDLESVGISTHFDESRLDITLAIPIKHRKKSDLDLNYIEIDDQKFLRPSGHSGYLNLRTQQSYRYGEVETEKLPLNGHLDFVENIHGYVLESMADFTEGDQYPWRRQDTRLRFDNEDKMIRYTLGDLTLGARGFQQAPNVAGLSVVREFSIQPYKTLRPLSNTEIVIKRSSLLEIYVNGFLYSQLRMAPGIFNIRDFPLATGQNSVKVRIRDDLGQEETYDFSVLFENTLLGKGIQEFSYSVGLPWTESGADRAYNDKASFLSAYHRWGVSDQATVGLNFQNYLSKTMAGGEVSGIVNWGYLSLDAGFAGQGNKTQGFAQRFRYRSLDRMYGVDLPLLFSLEAENRDEAFQAVSVSDLITNNYVQRYDTQISLRHNDGWVFGVGAGRIIYVGNAEQDNYRANLIVPLTRQARIEFGYQRSNPALPGQDQDRGLVSFNWLESQGRYSASAYYDSLNRNTNINLNRNAKYRYDDFNVLAAFQNSDSTTSGNLTAEYLAQPFSLRLDHFTSQQNSTTIHNTGLGLNTALVWAGSHVSLSQPIADSFVIVSADRLPAGQELLINPLDEKGEAQLGPRRTTVVRDMSGYYKYFINVDSTSLPIGYLLDQEFYPVQPTYRSGIAIDLNLQRRIMVRGRLVDKDHQPVAYLAGDIVNAKGELVDNTFFTNKDGGFLIDGLEPGSYKMMTGQGSWKTLEFEVADHPKNILNLGEITLEEAR
- a CDS encoding spore coat protein U domain-containing protein; the encoded protein is MIKYFIVLMSVLISGTAWAQAVCTNMQLQVNQTAFDLVSSQTVNPTLVVKANTNPGACDFFITFDYGQGTSFSSRGLRSGGNVWPFQLAKNAAGTQIIKRVGDISSSNDILSGTLTAGSNDRQVNVNYWAILDMSNPWLPRGDYEDNFTVTLYRGSPFSSYVFISSNSVRFRYRSGSRVDISLVPTGGAFNVSDTTETLNFGVLTTGATRSADAVIKYNGGYILKASSQNNGRLKHSTQNEYIDYSATFNGSTVSLSGTSSNPVQIIRELGQSPANGKRIPIGVTIGNVTGKRGGQYADTITLTVTSAE